The region CTACATCGTGCCAATCATTAACCACAGTGGCGACAGTCATGTCTGCTTTATTTCCAAACCCCACACGACGGAATCGATCAATTGGGAAGATCGCGACCTGATGTTCGCCATCAGTAAACAGCTAGCCGTGTATCTCAACTTATATCACACCAACCAAATTTTGGCGGAAAATCAGCAATTTGATGCGTTTAATCAGATGTCAGCTTTTCTCGCCCACGATTTAAAAAATATCTTGGCACAGCTCCAACTGCTCGCTAAAAATGCGCAAAAACACAAACACAACCCTGAATTTATCGAAGATGCGTTTGAAACGGTGGACTCCGCCATCGAACGTTTGAGTAAAGTTGTCGAACATCTGCGCAAAAAAGAGCTTACCGCCCAAGCAGGTGAAACCTTTGACGTAGAGCCATTAGTAAAAGCAAGCTGCGCCGAGCGCGCCAATTCAGAGCCTATTCCAGAATTTCACAGCCAGACGACACAAGCCTTTGCTATCAACACCGACAAAGAGCATTTTCATAATATGCTGTTGCACTTAATCCAAAATGCGCAAGATGCCACGGAGAGTAGCGGCTTCGTTCGCGTTTCCACCTCAGTTGCAGAAGAGTGCTATCGCATAGAAATCCGAGATAATGGCTGTGGGATGAACGAAGAATTTATCGAAAAGCGCCTATTCAAACCATTTGATACAACCAAGGGAAATTCAGGAATGGGTATAGGAGCCTATGACGCCAAAAAATTTATCGAACAATTAGGCGGTTATATTGATGTTCAGTCCGAACTAGGAAAAGGAACCTGCTTTACATTGTCTATTCCGTTTAGCCGACACTGTTCACGGTAAATATCACGTCTAACTGTCTTAACTTTAAGAAACATCATGTAAACCACAGGATGACTTAGTCTCAAGCTTCTCTTTTCGGGGATGACGTTATAGCCTATTGAATAGAGTAAAATTAATAAGTTAGCACTCAACAGCTGAATATTATTATGTATTAAATCAGTATATTGGGGAGTATTTACGAGATAGATAGAATGTCTCCTCTCCCTATTCAGACTATAACTATATGGGTGATATTCAAACTCAATATTTAGGTTCAATCGCCATTATTTATTATTGATACTTAAATCGTTTCTCTAAAGAAAAGAAATAATTTGATTTGTGACACATTCATATTCCTCAATGCACCATGATGAATAATATTAAACAAGGTTATGCGCTATTTTTCCAAGCTGAGGTTCATACCAATAACGAACCACAAGAGCCTGTCGGTAAAAATAGAGCGCAGACAAAACCACTGTTGAGCATGAGTGAGACCTTGTTGTGAAACCCTAGCAACACTTTCGTTGACCCGTCATACAAAACTGCTGAAAGGAAAGGCGTTACACGTAATGGAAACACTACTGATTATTGAAGATGATCGCGGCATCCAGAAACAACTAAAATGGGCATTTGGTGACTACAACGTGGTTCATGCTTTTGATAAAGCAACTGCGTTGGCAGCGCTACGTCGCTACGAACCCAAAGTCATTACTTTGGATTTGGGGCTACCACCCGACCCAGATAATGCTTCGGAAGGTTTTGAGACGCTAAAAGAGATTCTTGCCTTAGCGCCTAAAGCCAAAATTGTGGTCATTACTGGTAATGATGAGAAGATCAATGCACTGCAAGCCATTAAAATGGGTGCGCATGATTTTTATCACAAACCTATCGACCAAGATATTCTGTCGGTCATCGTCAGCCGTGCGTTCTTTATTGCCAACTTGGAACTCGAAAATGAGAGCCTGAAGAAGCACTCTTTAAATCACAATGGTTTTATTGGTCATAGCCCCAAAATACAGCGGGTGTGTGAACTTATCGAACGTATTGCCCCTACCGATGTAAGCACCTTGCTACTGGGTGAAAGTGGTACAGGGAAAGAAGTGCTCGCACGTGCCATTCACGATTCAAGCGGTCGTAAAGATCAGCCGTTTGTCGCAATAAACTGCGCCTCCATTCCAGAAAACCTCCTTGAAAGTGAACTGTTTGGTTATGAACGTGGCGCTTTCACTGGCGCAGTAAAAATGACCAAAGGGAAAGTGGAATGCGCCGAAGGTGGTACTCTGTTCTTGGATGAAATTGGCGATATGCCTTTCTCATTGCAAGCCAAGATCTTGCGCTTTTTGCAGGAAAAAGTGATTACCCGTATCGGCGGCAGACAAGACATTCCGGTGAACGTGCGTATCGTCTGTGCGACCCACCAGAACTTACAAGAGATGGTGGCAGAAAAATCCTTTCGTGAAGACTTGTTCTATCGTATCAGCGAAATGACCATCAATATTCCGCCACTACGTGAGCGTGATGAAGACATTATTTTGATTGCCCGTTCTGTGCTGCAAGCAAACTGTGAGCAAATGGGTAAACAGATCAATGGATTTACTGAAGAAGCGATTCAAGCCCTGATTCAATACCCTTGGCCTGGTAACGTGCGTGAACTGCAAAACCGCGTTAAAAGTGCCTGCATTATGGCGGACGGCAAGAACATCACAGTGCATGATTTGGCGCTACCGACCAATCAGGAAGTGGTCACCATGGACATTAATTTGAAGCATGTTCGCGAGGCTGCTGAAAAACAAGCCGTGAGTCGAGCGCTCTCTATCAGCGACGGTAATATGTCTAACACGGCAGGATTACTCGGCATTACTCGACCAACACTCTATGCCCTGATGGAGAAATTCTCTTTACGTAAATAACGATGATGGCTCTGATTAAACGAACTTTTTTCACCGCTCAGAGCCATCACAACCCAACTAACTGGCAGATGTGGGCATAACAAGTTCCATCCAAACTCATCACCATCGAGATAAGGTTGTCCTTACTAGGTTATTGGGGTAAACGGAGGTTACTGATGCATCAACACTATAAAGGTCGGCTGTCTCAACCCGATGTGTGGTTACAACATCTCGTTCACGCCCCCATTATTTCGCTGTGCGTGGTGGCGATTTTGCTTATCAGCGCCGCCATCGGGATTAAAGATCTGCAGTTTCGCGGCGATTACAATATCTTCTTCGATAAGGGCAACGCCCAACTGCAATCCTTTGAACGGATTCAAGCTGAGTTCGCGAAAACCGATAACCTCGCGATTTTGGTGGCTCCCGATGACGGTAACATTTTTACCGCCAAAACGCTTACTTTGATTCAAGAACTCACTGAAGCCGCATGGCAAACGCCCTACTCAAGTCGCGTTGACTCCCTGACTAACTATCAACATACCCAAGCGCAAGAAGATGACCTTGCCGTCCATGATTTAGTGCCCCGCGGTTCTCGTCTAGACACCAACGCCATTGATGAAATTCGTCAAATCGCCATCAACGCGCCGGAAACGCGCAATGCGATTGTTTCTCAGAAGGGAGATTTAGCGGTAGTCAACATCACGGTTCAGCTACCAGAGAAAGATAAAACGGCTGAAATTGCCGAAGTCTATCAATTTGTTACGCAAATGCTGACTAAATTTAAAGCTGAGCATACCGATGTTCACTTCTATCGCGCTGGCTTAGTCGCGATGAACTACGCTTTGATTCAATCGGCGCAACAAGACATTACTCACCTAGTGCCGGGTATGTTCTTGGTTATTTTGGCGGTACTGGTCATTTTGCTGCGTTCTGCTTTGAGTGTGTTTGCCACACTCATTTGCATTATTTCCGCCGTTGTCTCTACTGTCGGCTTAGCCGGCTGGCTTGGCTTATCGATTAACGTTGCCACCGTTAATATTCCTACCTTGATCTTGACGTTGTCGGTCGCCGACTGCGTGCACATCATCGCCACCATGCGCCATCAAATGCAGTTAGGACAACGAAAATCTGCCGCCATCATGCACAGTATGAAAATGGATGTCATGCCGGTCATCATTACCTCAGTCACCACGGCAGTTGGCTTTTTCATGATGAACATGTCTGACTCTCCGGTGCTGAGAACCTTCGGCAACTTAGCCGCGATTGGGGTGTTAATTGCTTGCCTGCTCTCGTTGGTGTTACTGCCAGTGCTATTGCAACTGCTGCCCATTAAGGTGGGCTCTAAAACCACAGCGCAAAGCACATTCGCCATCGATAAAATCGCCGATGTGATTGTGAAATATCGCCTGTCGCTCCTAGTCACCTCGACGCTTGTTATCATTGCTGGCGCTGCTCTCATTCCACTGAACACCATTAATGATGACTCGGTGAAATACTTCAACAAAGGGAGTGATTTTCGCCAAGTGGCGGATTATATGCAGGAACACATTAGTGGTATGGGAACCATCAGTGTGGTGGTGAACTCAGGGCAAGACCAAGGCATTGTGGACCCACAATTTCTCCAAACCGTTGATGCCTTTACGGCGTGGCTAAGAACGCAGCCTGAAGTTGACCACGTCTCTTCACTGACGGATATTTTAAAACGCCTAAATAAAAACATGCATGGTGATGATGACAGCTATTATCACCTGCCCACCAGTCGCGAACTCTCTGCCCAATATCTATTGATGTATGAGATGTCGCTACCTTACGGCTTGGATTTAAATAACCAGATCAACGTGGCGAAATCGGCGATCAAAGTGCAAGTGACCACGGAAAACTTAGGCAGCCACGACTTTATTAACCTGGAAGACCGCATCAATCTGTGGTTTGAACAGCACAACAGCGGTGGCAAAGTGCACGATGTGACCCAATCAAGTCCGTCGTTGATGTTTGCGCACATCGGTTCGAAAAATATGCGCAGCATGCTGATTTCCTTACCGATTAGCTTAATCATGATCTCCGGACTGCTCGCCTTGGCGTTGCGCTCACTCAAACTTGGGCTGTACAGCATCATCCCTAATATGGCTCCTGCCTTAATTGGCTTTGGCCTTTGGGGCGTGATTTCGGGAGAGATTAACCTCGCGTTATCAGTGGTCGCTTCTTTAACACTGGGTATCGTGGTGGATGACTGCGTGCATTTTCTCACCAAATATCAAATGGCCCGTCAACAA is a window of Vibrio porteresiae DSM 19223 DNA encoding:
- the prsR gene encoding PEP-CTERM-box response regulator transcription factor, whose protein sequence is METLLIIEDDRGIQKQLKWAFGDYNVVHAFDKATALAALRRYEPKVITLDLGLPPDPDNASEGFETLKEILALAPKAKIVVITGNDEKINALQAIKMGAHDFYHKPIDQDILSVIVSRAFFIANLELENESLKKHSLNHNGFIGHSPKIQRVCELIERIAPTDVSTLLLGESGTGKEVLARAIHDSSGRKDQPFVAINCASIPENLLESELFGYERGAFTGAVKMTKGKVECAEGGTLFLDEIGDMPFSLQAKILRFLQEKVITRIGGRQDIPVNVRIVCATHQNLQEMVAEKSFREDLFYRISEMTINIPPLRERDEDIILIARSVLQANCEQMGKQINGFTEEAIQALIQYPWPGNVRELQNRVKSACIMADGKNITVHDLALPTNQEVVTMDINLKHVREAAEKQAVSRALSISDGNMSNTAGLLGITRPTLYALMEKFSLRK
- a CDS encoding efflux RND transporter permease subunit; the encoded protein is MHQHYKGRLSQPDVWLQHLVHAPIISLCVVAILLISAAIGIKDLQFRGDYNIFFDKGNAQLQSFERIQAEFAKTDNLAILVAPDDGNIFTAKTLTLIQELTEAAWQTPYSSRVDSLTNYQHTQAQEDDLAVHDLVPRGSRLDTNAIDEIRQIAINAPETRNAIVSQKGDLAVVNITVQLPEKDKTAEIAEVYQFVTQMLTKFKAEHTDVHFYRAGLVAMNYALIQSAQQDITHLVPGMFLVILAVLVILLRSALSVFATLICIISAVVSTVGLAGWLGLSINVATVNIPTLILTLSVADCVHIIATMRHQMQLGQRKSAAIMHSMKMDVMPVIITSVTTAVGFFMMNMSDSPVLRTFGNLAAIGVLIACLLSLVLLPVLLQLLPIKVGSKTTAQSTFAIDKIADVIVKYRLSLLVTSTLVIIAGAALIPLNTINDDSVKYFNKGSDFRQVADYMQEHISGMGTISVVVNSGQDQGIVDPQFLQTVDAFTAWLRTQPEVDHVSSLTDILKRLNKNMHGDDDSYYHLPTSRELSAQYLLMYEMSLPYGLDLNNQINVAKSAIKVQVTTENLGSHDFINLEDRINLWFEQHNSGGKVHDVTQSSPSLMFAHIGSKNMRSMLISLPISLIMISGLLALALRSLKLGLYSIIPNMAPALIGFGLWGVISGEINLALSVVASLTLGIVVDDCVHFLTKYQMARQQGQSAEDAVRYAFHSVGRALWVTSVVLIAGFYVLTLSTFRLNSDMGTLSTLIIFLALVIDFIFLPSCLMFFDKKSVASTVDVAKPLRK